A region of Streptomyces paludis DNA encodes the following proteins:
- a CDS encoding phytoene desaturase family protein gives MIIIGAGLGGLSTGCYAQMNGYRTRILEMHDIPGGCCTAWDRGDFTFDCCVSWLLGNGPGNEMHQIWLELGALQGKQMRHFDVFNIVRGRDGGTVYFYSDPDRLEAHLLEISPADARLIRQFCAGLRKFRRCLAAYPFLKPVGLMGRTERWRMLASFAPYFNVIRKSIGTLMTDYSARFSHPLLREAFNFVLYEKHSAFPVLPFYFQLAAHANLSAGVPEGGSLGLSTSIEQRYRQLGGEVTYNAKVEEVLVEDDRAVGVRLSDGQELRADIVVSACDGHTTTMKFLGGRYLGDEYRRLYTTVIDEPGMVFPGYVALFLGLRRTFPEGDPCTTYLLTDEEAARFVGIRHPSINIQFRSLHYPELSPQRTTIVYATYFSDVEPWRELSDGPEQRTRSRGGTELHTLPVRRGRAYYEAKHQVRDALIDFLDRRFTGLADSVAARDLSTPLTQVRYTGNHDGTVLGWQPFVEGGETMEKVIKKYGPVLPGLKNFYISGVWASTGGLIRAAAAGRHVTQFICRDDGREFTAHTDGTGPLPTHVVIPVGPHDKDGTPDEHGSGTAPVSLHVP, from the coding sequence ATGATCATCATCGGGGCGGGTCTGGGAGGACTCTCCACCGGCTGCTACGCGCAGATGAACGGCTACCGCACCCGGATCCTGGAGATGCACGACATCCCGGGCGGCTGCTGCACCGCGTGGGACCGTGGCGACTTCACCTTCGACTGCTGCGTCAGCTGGCTGCTCGGCAACGGGCCGGGCAACGAGATGCACCAGATCTGGCTGGAACTGGGCGCGCTCCAGGGCAAGCAGATGCGCCACTTCGATGTCTTCAACATCGTGCGCGGACGCGACGGCGGGACGGTCTACTTCTACTCCGACCCCGACCGGCTCGAAGCCCATCTGCTGGAGATCTCCCCGGCCGACGCCAGGCTGATCCGCCAGTTCTGCGCGGGGCTGCGGAAGTTCCGCCGCTGTCTGGCCGCGTACCCCTTCCTCAAACCGGTCGGGCTGATGGGCCGTACGGAGCGCTGGCGCATGCTGGCGTCCTTCGCCCCGTACTTCAATGTGATCCGGAAGTCGATCGGCACACTGATGACCGACTACTCCGCCCGGTTCAGCCATCCGCTGCTGCGCGAGGCGTTCAACTTCGTCCTCTACGAGAAGCACTCCGCCTTCCCCGTCCTGCCGTTCTACTTCCAGCTGGCCGCGCACGCCAATCTCTCGGCCGGCGTTCCGGAGGGCGGCTCGCTCGGGCTGTCGACCTCCATCGAGCAGCGCTACCGGCAGCTCGGCGGGGAGGTCACCTACAACGCGAAGGTGGAGGAGGTCCTCGTCGAGGACGACCGGGCCGTCGGGGTGCGGCTCAGCGACGGACAGGAGCTGCGCGCCGACATCGTGGTCTCGGCCTGCGACGGGCACACCACCACGATGAAGTTCCTGGGCGGCCGGTATCTCGGCGACGAGTACCGCCGCCTCTACACCACGGTCATCGACGAGCCGGGCATGGTCTTCCCCGGATATGTCGCCCTCTTCCTCGGGCTGCGGCGCACCTTCCCCGAAGGGGATCCGTGCACCACCTATCTGCTGACCGACGAGGAGGCCGCGCGGTTCGTGGGCATCCGCCACCCGAGTATCAACATCCAGTTCCGCAGCCTGCACTACCCGGAGCTGTCACCGCAGCGGACGACCATCGTCTACGCCACCTACTTCAGCGATGTCGAACCCTGGCGCGAGCTGAGCGACGGCCCGGAACAGCGCACCCGCAGCCGGGGCGGCACGGAGCTGCACACCCTGCCGGTGCGGCGCGGCCGGGCGTACTACGAGGCCAAGCACCAGGTGCGCGACGCCCTGATCGACTTCCTCGACCGGCGGTTCACCGGGCTGGCGGACTCCGTCGCGGCGCGGGACCTGTCGACCCCGCTCACCCAGGTCCGTTACACGGGGAACCACGACGGCACGGTGCTCGGCTGGCAGCCCTTCGTGGAGGGCGGCGAAACGATGGAGAAGGTCATCAAGAAGTACGGGCCGGTCCTCCCCGGCCTGAAGAACTTCTATATCTCCGGGGTCTGGGCCTCCACCGGCGGCCTCATCCGCGCCGCCGCCGCGGGCCGGCATGTCACGCAGTTCATCTGCCGCGACGACGGCAGAGAGTTCACCGCCCACACGGACGGGACGGGACCGCTCCCGACCCATGTCGTCATCCCCGTAGGACCCCATGACAAGGATGGAACCCCTGATGAGCACGGCTCCGGAACCGCTCCCGTATCCCTTCACGTCCCCTGA
- a CDS encoding non-ribosomal peptide synthetase/type I polyketide synthase gives MSDPRNVATRDKIAVIGIGCRLPGGASDHRTFWQNLLDGKDCITATPRDRYDVTTLGSRDRTKPGRLVGGRGGYIDGFDEFDPAFFGISPREAAHMDPQQRKVLEVAWEALEDGGQKPAELAGSDVGVFVGAFTLDYKILQFSDLAFETLAAHTATGTMMTMVSNRVSYCFDFRGPSVSLDTACSSSLVAVHLACESLSRGETSLALAGGTLLHMAPQYTIAETKGGFLSPDGRSRAFDASADGYVRAEGVGLVALKRLDDALRDGDPVHAVIIGSGVNQDGRTAGITVPSADAQVSLIERVCADAGIVPGSLQYVEAHGTSTPVGDPIEAGALGRALSIGRKPGAACYVGSVKTNIGHTESAAGIAGLIKTVLCLKHRTIPPHINLGRVNPAIDLDALPYEIPTRTVAWPEHDGPARAGVNSFGFGGTNAHVLLEAAPPRTGPEAGETAAAGSAVARDVLSGVSAYSVLPLTTRDPELLPEAAARLRQQLSGSVPGPAASLTDIAYTLARRRQHLESRLSVVYDSRASLEEALDAYLRGEAHPRVVAGRRLEDRQRRLVWVFTGMGPQWWGMGRQLFETEPVYRAAVERCDREIRELAGWSLVEELCADEADSRMGETWLAQPANFALQVGLAALWRSRGVRPDAVVGHSTGEVAAFYEAGVYTLREAVTVVVHRSRLQQKLVDTGGMLAVSLSEDEAQRRVVPYADRVAVAAVNSPTAITLAGDTEALAELAERFRAEEIFARPLAVRVPYHSPRMDPIKDELLFSLAGLKPRAAQVPLYLTGGREAAARGRAHGTELDAGYWWNNVRDSVRFGDAVNRLADDGYRLFLEIGPHPALGRSITECLTDRGIEGVESQGLPSIRRQEDEQARFLLSLAALHNAGVEIAWEVLHPHGTPVTLPRYPWRRDRHWTEPKSVEQIRLGRRDHPLLGRRLATGEPIWEARLDVEALPYLRDHRIQGSALFPAAGYVEMAAQAVRAMTGGEAVFADIELRKALFLSLGSHDDDDDTAEAAGGGTATVQLSFSSGDAAFTVATVNADDTREPAVHARGVVRSGQHAHGTLRLDADQVRARTPRRLDRADCYAALAALGYHYGPAFQGIEEVWIGPDEALARIRPTEPIGGDAAHHHMHPVLLDACFQTLLTPQLLGEEGSAGGIRLPLSIDEVRMAAVGDRPLWAHATVTRQSEGEVIGDIAVYGDDGASLGRISGFRAADVEKAPAAVSLSTVDSWLADISWTETPPAGTDAPGTTAVPRWLVFADSQGVAEELAALITDRGGQCHLVRPGTAYRTDHGPGESTVRPDSAADLDRLFADLRTGDEACPYDHVVHLWNLDLPALDATDTAAGLSELSTAGAYSLIALARTLPHALPGGRLHIVTRGVQAVVSGDPAEPLAAPAWGVGRVLWQQELTAHRGKLIDLDPAAGHDSAEGRSAEARALLREVTAVDGDEEDEIALRGGRRYTSRLLPAAGLTRPLPLRLRADGAYLVTGAFGALGRLLCRALVGWGARRLILVGRTRLPDRDRWRETAPDSAEGRAIGFVRELEALGAQPTLAPLDICDEASLTGWLSEYRRLDSPPIRGVFHLAGQVRDTLLPEMDPETFRSVHHPKVLGAYLLHRHLGDEPLDHFVLFSSIASLLTTAGQTNYAAGNAFLDALAHHRRARGLPGLSLDWGPWATGMIEELGLIEHYRAARGMSSLSPEAGMAVLARVIGQDRAQLLVATVVDWPVFLAWYASPPRLVRELAAARGGPNTSPAEQSGFLDSFRAADDATRLALTTERFLAVVAGVLSVGPEQVALDSALGALGLDSLLAMELRSRIHTELGVALPVVTLLSGAPVADLVSRLYEGLAAEPVPAGGGEPGGAAVELFHDEGRHPLTQNQKALWFLKQLNPDGFAYNIGGAVEVRARLDPQLMFDAFCLLIERHPSLRANFVHEGGQPVQKVAPAADAALRQDVALFDVQGVEWDAIHAMIVGEYRKPYDLERDPLVRLRLFRRAPDRWVLMKAVHHIISDAISTFTFIEELLAVHDALRRGRTPQLPPVSARYLDFLNWQNGFLAGPDARRMVGYWKSHLPADIPVLDLPTDRPRPAVQTHNGASEFFVLDTGLSARVHEVAREHNVTVFMVLLSAYYVLLHRYSGQDDIIVGSPVTGRTQEEFSSVYGYFVNPLPLHVPLGDGPSVEQLLARVRDAVLGGLDNQEYPFVLLVEELDLQHDPSRSAVFQAMFILLTHKVATEKYGHRLEYIELPEEEGQFDVTLSVYEDEADQRFHCVFKYNTDLFLPETMRRFSAHYVSLLDALTRARATTPADRLELLGAGERQRILGDWSGAGRRTAAPVTPVHELIGAVAAAHPEAIAVRAPTEDGGTGSMTYAELARRSGDRARALRARGVVGGALVAVCMEKSPELIVTLLAVLRAGGAYLPLDPGNPAERLAAMVAHAGAAHIVVDDDTGRERFAAHPGVLTPAELSAAEAADPSETEGPEAEATVDLDGPAYAIFTSGSTGRPKAVLVSHRNVASAYAAWRAEYRLDTDARVHLQLANPSFDVFTGDLVRALCSGGTLVLIGRELLFDTARLYATMRAERVDCAEFVPSVVRGLMAHCERAGTRLDFMRLLVVGSDTWKVEEYDRLRGLCGPDTRLVNSYGLTEATIDSTYFEGPTDGLEPSRMVPIGRAFPGTEVYILDRHGEPVPPGVSGELWIGGAGVATGYLHEPERTAERFVDHTFGPGGAAAPVRLYRTGDLARWDADGGIHLLGRADSQVKVSGHRVEVGEIEAQLALWPALSQAVVAVRPDDRGDNTLCAYGVAAPGATLEWRELRRHLGERLPTYLIPASFTELPELPVTPNGKVDVVALPRPRSGGDGEAYEPPVTLYEERMAHHWTALLGVANVGLQHDFFEIGGSSIKLIELIHGLQSEFSITIPVSQLFKATMLHGMARTVEDIITGRLPGAQPYLRFNRGAGEPVFCFPPAGGHGLVYRRFAEQLPDHELVAFNYLTGDDKVARYADLVAALRPEGVRALLGYSLGGNLAFEVAKELERRGREVGEVVIIDSYRNQAPYTLSAEDLTAFERELREHLRKHTGSETLARETLAQATDYIGFCGRTPNLGTVDARVTVISDEEKAAFYAAGETGSWHGASNGRTEVLRGSGVHADMFDPGRIEHNAALVRGVLTAGSVIEEATHAA, from the coding sequence ATGTCGGACCCACGCAACGTCGCCACCCGCGACAAGATCGCGGTTATCGGAATCGGCTGCCGGCTGCCCGGTGGCGCCTCTGACCACCGGACCTTCTGGCAGAACCTGCTCGACGGCAAGGACTGCATCACTGCGACGCCGCGGGACCGGTACGACGTCACGACGCTCGGGAGCCGGGACAGGACCAAGCCCGGCCGGCTGGTCGGCGGGCGCGGCGGCTATATCGACGGCTTCGACGAGTTCGACCCGGCCTTCTTCGGCATCAGCCCCCGCGAGGCCGCGCATATGGACCCGCAGCAGCGCAAGGTGCTGGAGGTGGCCTGGGAGGCGCTGGAGGACGGCGGGCAGAAACCGGCCGAGCTGGCGGGGAGCGATGTCGGTGTCTTCGTCGGCGCGTTCACGCTGGACTACAAGATCCTTCAATTCAGCGACCTGGCGTTCGAGACGCTGGCCGCCCACACCGCGACCGGCACGATGATGACGATGGTGTCGAACCGCGTCTCCTACTGCTTCGACTTCCGCGGCCCCAGCGTCTCCCTGGACACGGCGTGCAGTTCCTCGCTGGTGGCGGTCCATCTGGCCTGCGAGAGCCTGAGCCGCGGGGAGACGAGCCTCGCGCTCGCGGGCGGCACGCTGCTGCACATGGCCCCCCAGTACACGATCGCGGAGACCAAGGGCGGCTTTCTCTCGCCGGACGGCCGCTCCCGGGCCTTCGACGCGTCGGCCGACGGCTATGTGCGGGCCGAAGGCGTCGGCCTGGTCGCGCTCAAACGCCTGGACGACGCCCTGCGCGACGGCGATCCGGTCCATGCGGTGATCATCGGCAGCGGGGTGAACCAGGACGGCCGCACGGCCGGAATCACCGTTCCGAGCGCCGACGCCCAGGTCTCCCTGATCGAGCGGGTCTGCGCCGACGCGGGCATCGTGCCGGGCAGTCTCCAGTACGTCGAGGCCCACGGCACCTCGACCCCGGTCGGCGATCCGATCGAGGCGGGCGCGCTGGGGCGGGCGCTGTCGATCGGGCGGAAGCCCGGCGCCGCCTGCTATGTGGGCTCGGTCAAGACCAACATCGGGCACACGGAGTCCGCCGCGGGTATCGCCGGGCTGATCAAGACCGTGCTCTGCCTGAAGCACCGGACGATTCCGCCCCACATCAACCTCGGCCGGGTCAATCCCGCGATCGACCTCGACGCGCTGCCCTACGAGATCCCCACCCGGACGGTCGCCTGGCCGGAGCACGACGGGCCCGCCCGCGCCGGAGTCAACTCCTTCGGCTTCGGCGGCACCAACGCGCATGTGCTGCTCGAAGCCGCGCCCCCGCGCACCGGGCCGGAGGCCGGGGAGACCGCGGCGGCCGGATCGGCGGTGGCGCGGGACGTGCTCTCCGGCGTATCCGCGTACTCCGTCCTGCCGTTGACCACGCGCGATCCGGAGCTGCTGCCGGAGGCCGCCGCCCGCCTCCGGCAGCAGCTGTCGGGGAGCGTCCCCGGCCCGGCCGCGTCGCTGACCGATATCGCGTACACCCTGGCCCGCCGCCGTCAGCACCTCGAATCACGGCTGTCGGTCGTCTACGACTCGCGCGCGTCGCTGGAGGAGGCGCTCGACGCCTATTTGCGCGGCGAGGCGCATCCGCGGGTCGTGGCCGGCCGGCGGCTGGAGGACCGGCAGCGGCGGCTGGTCTGGGTCTTCACCGGCATGGGGCCGCAGTGGTGGGGGATGGGGCGGCAGCTCTTCGAGACCGAGCCGGTCTACCGCGCGGCGGTCGAGCGCTGCGACCGGGAGATCCGGGAGCTGGCCGGCTGGTCCCTGGTGGAGGAGCTGTGCGCCGACGAGGCGGACTCGCGCATGGGCGAGACCTGGCTGGCCCAGCCGGCCAACTTCGCGCTCCAGGTCGGGCTCGCGGCCCTGTGGCGCAGCCGCGGTGTCCGTCCGGACGCCGTCGTCGGACACAGCACCGGCGAGGTCGCCGCGTTCTACGAGGCGGGCGTCTACACCCTGCGCGAGGCGGTGACGGTCGTCGTGCACCGCAGCCGCCTCCAGCAGAAGCTCGTGGACACGGGCGGGATGCTGGCCGTGAGCCTCTCGGAGGACGAGGCCCAGCGGCGGGTGGTGCCGTACGCCGACCGCGTGGCGGTGGCCGCCGTCAACAGTCCGACGGCGATCACCCTCGCCGGGGACACGGAGGCGCTCGCGGAGCTGGCCGAGCGGTTCCGGGCGGAGGAGATCTTCGCCAGGCCCCTCGCCGTACGGGTGCCGTACCACAGCCCCCGGATGGACCCGATCAAGGACGAGCTGCTGTTCTCGCTCGCCGGGCTGAAGCCGCGGGCCGCACAGGTGCCGCTCTATCTGACCGGAGGACGCGAGGCGGCGGCCCGCGGGCGCGCCCACGGCACCGAACTGGACGCCGGCTACTGGTGGAACAACGTCCGTGACAGCGTGCGCTTCGGTGACGCCGTCAACCGGCTGGCCGACGACGGCTATCGGCTCTTCCTGGAGATCGGCCCCCACCCCGCTCTGGGCCGCTCGATCACCGAATGCCTGACCGACCGGGGCATCGAGGGCGTCGAGAGCCAGGGGCTTCCCTCGATCCGGCGCCAGGAGGACGAGCAGGCGCGGTTCCTGCTCTCCCTGGCGGCCCTCCACAACGCGGGTGTCGAGATCGCCTGGGAGGTGCTGCACCCGCACGGCACACCGGTGACGCTGCCCCGTTATCCATGGAGACGGGACCGGCACTGGACGGAGCCGAAGTCCGTCGAGCAGATCCGGCTCGGCCGCCGGGACCATCCGCTGCTGGGCCGTCGGCTGGCCACGGGGGAGCCGATCTGGGAGGCCAGACTCGATGTCGAGGCCCTGCCCTATCTGCGCGATCACCGTATCCAGGGCAGCGCGCTCTTTCCGGCGGCGGGCTATGTGGAGATGGCGGCGCAGGCCGTGCGCGCGATGACCGGCGGGGAGGCGGTCTTCGCCGATATCGAGCTGCGCAAGGCCCTCTTCCTGTCGCTGGGATCGCACGATGACGACGACGACACGGCCGAGGCGGCCGGCGGCGGCACCGCGACCGTGCAGCTCTCCTTCTCCTCGGGCGACGCCGCGTTCACCGTCGCGACGGTGAACGCCGACGACACCCGGGAACCGGCGGTGCACGCGCGCGGGGTCGTCCGTTCCGGGCAGCACGCCCACGGCACGCTCCGGCTCGACGCCGACCAGGTGCGCGCACGCACCCCGCGCCGTCTCGACAGAGCCGACTGCTACGCCGCCCTGGCCGCGCTCGGCTATCACTACGGTCCCGCGTTCCAGGGCATCGAGGAGGTGTGGATCGGCCCCGACGAGGCGCTGGCCCGGATCCGTCCGACCGAGCCGATCGGCGGGGACGCCGCCCACCACCACATGCACCCCGTGCTGCTCGACGCCTGCTTCCAGACGCTGCTGACCCCCCAGCTGCTGGGCGAGGAAGGCAGCGCCGGGGGCATCCGGCTGCCGCTGTCGATCGACGAGGTACGTATGGCCGCAGTCGGGGACCGTCCCCTGTGGGCGCACGCCACCGTCACCCGGCAGTCGGAGGGCGAGGTCATCGGTGACATCGCCGTCTACGGGGACGACGGCGCGTCCCTCGGCCGGATCAGCGGCTTCCGCGCGGCCGACGTGGAGAAGGCGCCCGCCGCCGTCAGCCTGAGCACGGTGGACTCCTGGCTGGCCGACATCTCCTGGACCGAGACGCCCCCGGCCGGAACCGACGCCCCGGGCACGACGGCCGTACCGCGCTGGCTGGTCTTCGCGGACTCCCAAGGCGTGGCCGAAGAGCTGGCGGCCCTGATCACCGACCGGGGCGGACAGTGCCATCTCGTACGCCCCGGGACCGCCTACCGCACCGACCACGGCCCCGGGGAGTCGACGGTACGGCCGGACTCGGCCGCCGACCTCGACCGTCTCTTCGCGGACCTGCGCACCGGCGACGAAGCCTGCCCGTACGACCATGTCGTGCATCTGTGGAACCTGGATCTGCCCGCCCTGGACGCGACGGACACCGCGGCCGGACTGAGCGAACTCTCCACTGCCGGCGCCTACTCCCTGATCGCCCTGGCCAGGACCCTGCCGCACGCGCTGCCCGGCGGCAGGCTCCATATCGTCACCCGGGGCGTGCAGGCCGTCGTGTCCGGCGATCCGGCCGAGCCGCTGGCCGCCCCGGCCTGGGGCGTCGGACGGGTGCTGTGGCAGCAGGAGCTGACCGCCCACCGGGGCAAGCTCATCGACCTCGACCCCGCCGCCGGCCATGACAGCGCCGAGGGCCGGAGCGCGGAAGCGCGGGCGCTGCTGCGGGAGGTGACGGCCGTCGACGGCGACGAGGAGGACGAGATCGCGCTGCGCGGCGGACGCCGCTACACCAGCCGCCTCCTGCCGGCCGCCGGGCTCACCCGCCCGCTGCCCCTGCGGCTGCGCGCCGACGGGGCCTATTTGGTGACCGGCGCCTTCGGCGCGCTCGGCCGGCTGCTCTGCCGAGCCCTCGTCGGCTGGGGCGCCCGGCGGCTGATCCTCGTGGGCCGGACCCGGCTCCCCGACCGCGACCGCTGGCGCGAGACCGCGCCCGATTCCGCCGAAGGTCGCGCCATCGGCTTCGTCAGGGAGCTGGAGGCACTCGGCGCCCAGCCCACATTGGCGCCGCTCGACATCTGCGACGAGGCGAGCCTGACCGGCTGGCTGAGCGAGTACCGGCGGCTCGACTCACCGCCGATCCGCGGCGTCTTCCATCTGGCCGGCCAGGTCCGTGACACGCTGCTGCCCGAGATGGACCCGGAGACGTTCCGGTCCGTCCACCACCCCAAGGTCCTCGGCGCGTACCTCCTCCACCGGCACCTCGGTGACGAGCCGCTCGACCACTTCGTGCTCTTCTCCTCCATCGCCTCCCTGCTGACGACCGCCGGACAGACCAACTACGCGGCGGGGAACGCGTTCCTGGACGCGCTGGCGCACCACCGGCGCGCCCGCGGACTGCCCGGACTCAGCCTCGACTGGGGCCCCTGGGCGACCGGCATGATCGAGGAACTCGGCCTCATCGAGCACTACCGCGCCGCCCGCGGCATGAGTTCGCTGTCGCCGGAGGCGGGGATGGCCGTGCTGGCCCGCGTCATCGGCCAGGACCGCGCCCAGCTCCTCGTCGCCACCGTCGTCGACTGGCCGGTCTTCCTCGCCTGGTACGCGTCCCCGCCCCGGCTCGTGCGCGAGCTGGCCGCGGCCCGGGGCGGCCCGAACACCTCCCCGGCCGAACAGAGCGGCTTCCTCGACTCGTTCCGGGCCGCGGACGACGCCACCCGGCTGGCCCTGACGACCGAGCGCTTCCTCGCGGTCGTCGCCGGAGTCCTGAGCGTGGGGCCCGAACAGGTCGCCCTCGACTCCGCGCTGGGCGCGCTCGGACTGGACTCGCTCCTCGCCATGGAACTGCGCTCCCGTATCCACACGGAGCTGGGCGTCGCCCTGCCCGTCGTCACCCTGCTCAGCGGCGCTCCCGTCGCCGACCTGGTCAGCCGGCTCTACGAGGGCCTGGCGGCCGAGCCGGTGCCGGCCGGCGGGGGCGAGCCCGGCGGCGCCGCGGTCGAGCTGTTCCACGACGAGGGACGGCACCCGCTCACCCAGAACCAGAAAGCGCTGTGGTTCCTCAAGCAGCTCAACCCCGACGGCTTCGCCTACAACATCGGCGGCGCGGTCGAGGTGCGCGCACGGCTGGATCCCCAGCTGATGTTCGACGCCTTCTGCCTGCTGATCGAGCGGCATCCGAGCCTGCGTGCCAACTTCGTCCACGAGGGCGGGCAGCCGGTGCAGAAGGTCGCGCCCGCCGCCGACGCCGCCCTGCGGCAGGACGTCGCCCTTTTCGACGTCCAGGGCGTCGAGTGGGACGCCATCCACGCGATGATCGTGGGCGAGTACCGCAAGCCGTACGACCTTGAGCGCGACCCGCTGGTCCGGCTGCGGCTCTTCCGGCGCGCCCCCGACCGCTGGGTGCTGATGAAGGCCGTCCACCACATCATCTCCGACGCGATCTCGACCTTCACCTTCATCGAGGAGCTGCTCGCGGTCCACGACGCGCTGCGCCGCGGCCGTACGCCCCAGCTGCCGCCGGTGTCCGCCCGCTACCTCGACTTCCTCAACTGGCAGAACGGCTTCCTCGCCGGCCCCGACGCCCGCCGGATGGTCGGCTACTGGAAGTCCCATCTGCCGGCGGACATCCCCGTACTGGACCTGCCCACGGACCGACCCCGCCCCGCGGTCCAGACGCACAACGGCGCGTCCGAGTTCTTCGTCCTGGACACCGGTCTCAGCGCCCGCGTCCACGAAGTGGCCCGCGAGCACAACGTGACCGTCTTCATGGTGCTCCTCAGCGCCTACTACGTGCTGCTCCACCGCTACTCCGGGCAGGACGACATCATCGTCGGCAGCCCGGTGACGGGCCGCACCCAGGAGGAGTTCTCCTCTGTCTACGGCTACTTCGTCAACCCGCTGCCGCTCCATGTCCCGCTGGGCGACGGGCCGTCGGTGGAGCAGCTCCTCGCCCGCGTCCGCGACGCCGTGCTCGGCGGGCTGGACAACCAGGAGTACCCGTTCGTGCTGCTCGTGGAGGAGCTGGACCTCCAGCACGACCCGAGCCGCTCCGCGGTCTTCCAGGCCATGTTCATCCTGCTCACCCACAAGGTGGCCACCGAGAAGTACGGCCACCGTCTGGAGTACATCGAACTGCCCGAGGAGGAAGGCCAGTTCGACGTCACACTGTCGGTGTACGAGGACGAGGCGGACCAGCGGTTCCACTGCGTCTTCAAGTACAACACCGACCTCTTCCTCCCCGAGACGATGCGGCGGTTCTCCGCGCACTACGTCTCCCTGCTCGACGCCCTGACGCGCGCCCGCGCCACCACCCCGGCCGACCGGCTGGAGCTGCTCGGCGCGGGGGAGCGCCAACGGATCCTCGGTGACTGGAGCGGCGCCGGCCGCCGGACGGCCGCTCCCGTGACGCCGGTGCACGAGCTGATCGGCGCGGTCGCCGCCGCGCACCCCGAGGCGATCGCCGTCCGGGCCCCCACCGAGGACGGCGGGACCGGGTCGATGACCTACGCCGAGCTGGCACGCCGCAGCGGCGACCGCGCGCGGGCGCTGCGCGCGCGGGGCGTCGTCGGCGGCGCGCTGGTCGCGGTCTGCATGGAGAAGTCGCCCGAGCTGATCGTCACCCTGCTCGCGGTCCTGCGCGCGGGCGGCGCCTATCTGCCGCTCGACCCCGGCAACCCGGCCGAGCGCCTCGCCGCCATGGTCGCCCACGCCGGGGCGGCGCACATCGTCGTCGACGACGACACGGGCCGCGAGCGCTTCGCCGCGCACCCGGGCGTCCTGACCCCGGCGGAGCTGTCGGCGGCGGAGGCGGCGGATCCGTCGGAGACCGAAGGGCCGGAGGCCGAAGCGACGGTCGACCTGGACGGCCCGGCCTACGCCATCTTCACCTCGGGCTCCACCGGCCGTCCCAAGGCGGTCCTGGTCAGCCACCGGAACGTGGCGTCCGCCTACGCCGCCTGGCGCGCGGAGTACCGCCTCGACACCGACGCCCGCGTCCATCTCCAGCTGGCGAACCCGTCGTTCGACGTCTTCACCGGCGACCTGGTCCGCGCCCTGTGCTCCGGCGGCACCCTGGTGCTCATCGGCCGCGAGCTGCTGTTCGACACGGCGCGGCTGTACGCGACGATGCGCGCGGAGCGCGTCGACTGCGCCGAGTTCGTGCCCTCCGTCGTCCGCGGTCTGATGGCCCACTGCGAGCGCGCCGGCACCCGGCTCGACTTCATGCGCCTGCTGGTCGTCGGCTCGGACACCTGGAAGGTCGAGGAGTACGACCGGCTGCGCGGCCTCTGCGGCCCGGACACCCGGCTGGTCAACTCCTACGGACTCACCGAGGCCACCATCGACAGCACCTACTTCGAAGGCCCCACCGACGGCCTGGAACCGAGCCGTATGGTGCCCATCGGCCGGGCGTTCCCCGGCACCGAGGTGTACATCCTCGACCGGCACGGCGAACCGGTACCGCCCGGTGTCTCGGGCGAGCTGTGGATCGGCGGCGCCGGGGTCGCCACCGGCTATCTCCACGAGCCCGAGCGCACCGCGGAGCGCTTCGTCGACCACACCTTCGGCCCCGGTGGCGCCGCCGCGCCCGTACGGCTCTACCGCACGGGCGACCTGGCCCGCTGGGACGCCGACGGCGGGATCCACCTCCTCGGCCGCGCCGACTCCCAGGTCAAGGTGAGCGGCCACCGCGTGGAGGTGGGCGAGATCGAGGCGCAGCTGGCGCTGTGGCCCGCGCTCTCCCAGGCGGTCGTCGCCGTCCGGCCGGACGACCGCGGCGACAACACGCTCTGCGCGTACGGGGTCGCCGCGCCCGGCGCGACCCTCGAATGGCGGGAGCTGCGCCGGCACCTCGGGGAGCGCCTGCCGACGTATCTCATCCCCGCCTCCTTCACCGAACTGCCGGAGCTGCCGGTCACCCCCAACGGCAAGGTCGACGTCGTCGCGCTGCCCCGCCCGCGGTCCGGGGGCGACGGCGAGGCGTACGAGCCGCCGGTGACGCTCTACGAGGAGCGGATGGCCCACCACTGGACGGCGCTGCTCGGCGTGGCGAACGTGGGTCTCCAGCACGACTTCTTCGAGATCGGCGGCAGTTCGATCAAGCTGATCGAGCTGATCCACGGTCTCCAGAGCGAGTTCAGCATCACGATCCCGGTCAGCCAGCTCTTCAAGGCCACGATGCTGCACGGGATGGCCAGGACGGTCGAGGACATCATCACCGGCCGGCTGCCGGGCGCCCAGCCCTATCTCCGCTTCAACCGGGGGGCGGGGGAGCCGGTGTTCTGCTTCCCGCCCGCGGGCGGACACGGTCTGGTCTACCGGCGCTTCGCGGAACAACTGCCGGACCACGAGCTGGTCGCCTTCAACTACCTCACCGGGGACGACAAGGTCGCCCGGTACGCCGACCTGGTCGCCGCGCTCCGCCCCGAGGGCGTCCGCGCGCTGCTCGGCTACTCCCTCGGCGGCAATCTCGCCTTCGAGGTCGCCAAGGAACTCGAACGGCGCGGCCGGGAGGTCGGTGAGGTCGTCATCATCGACTCGTACCGCAATCAGGCCCCCTACACGCTGAGCGCCGAGGACCTCACGGCGTTCGAGCGGGAGCTGCGCGAGCATCTGCGCAAGCACACCGGATCCGAGACCCTCGCCCGGGAGACCCTCGCCCAGGCCACGGACTACATCGGCTTCTGCGGCCGCACCCCCAACCTCGGCACGGTGGACGCGCGCGTCACCGTCATCTCCGACGAGGAGAAGGCCGCCTTCTACGCCGCCGGGGAGACCGGCAGCTGGCACGGCGCCTCGAACGGGCGCACCGAAGTGCTCCGGGGCTCCGGCGTCCACGCCGACATGTTCGACCCGGGCCGGATCGAGCACAACGCCGCTCTGGTGCGCGGTGTCCTGACCGCCGGCTCCGTGATCGAGGAGGCCACCCATGCCGCCTGA